The following is a genomic window from Amycolatopsis acidiphila.
CACCGCCATCCATTCCTGGTCGGGCGCCGCGCCCACCGGGATCGAGCCGCTGACCGTGATGGTGTTGCCGCCGTGCGCCCGGTCGACGGTCAGCGAACCGGGACCGGTGACCGCGGTGTTGACCACGTGCACATAGCTGTTGGGCGGGGTGAGGGTCACCGTCGGAGCGGCACCGGCCGCACCCGGCTTGACCGTCACGATGACCGAACCGGCGTCGTAGTCCGTGTCCGGCGCGATGGTCAGCGCCGAGGTCTGCGCGTCGTAGTAGTACGGCTCGTCGTCCCACGCCCAGCCCGGGGCGAGCCTGGTCTTGTCGAAGAAGCCGTCGTCCGCGACCAGCGAGCCGCTGACCGTGCGCACGCCCGACGCGGCGACCTGCGCGGCGAGCGCGTCGTAGTCGCTCGCCAGCATCGTCGGGTCGCCGCCGCCGCGCAGGTACAGGTCACCGGCCAACAGCGATCCCGCACGCCTGCCGGGCGACTGGACGGACGTGTGGAACCGGTACTGCGTGCCGAGCAGGTCGAGCGCCGCCGCCGTCGTGAGCACCTTCGCGTTGGACGCGGGCTGTCGGCGGCGGGCGCTCTGGCTGGAGTACAGCACTTCGCCGGTGTCGGCCTTGCGCACTACCAAGCCGACGTCCGCGCCCTTCAGCGAGTTCGTGGCGAGCAGCGCGTCGAGGTCCTGACCCAGTGCGCCGGACGGGGCCGCCGCCGGGCCGGACGGAGCGACGACCACGACGGCGGCGGCGAGCAGCGCCAGCAGCCCCGCGCGTCCCTTGCTGGTGAACGACATCGCGGCAGCGTATTGCCGTGAAGCACCGACGCGGTAGCGCCGAACGGCGGTTGTTCTTGGCCTAGTCGCCCATCGGGTGCCACACGGTCTTCGCCTCGAGGTACCGGCGCAGCCGCGAGATGTCCGGGCGCTGCGTCCAGTCGGGCTCCTCGGCCGGCACGGACAGCACGCGCTTCACGGTCCCGGCCGCTTCGCGTGCCAGCGCGGCGCGGTCCTCGGCTCCGGTCGGGTCGAGCGCGTTGACGTCGCCGTGCGACGCGAGCCACGGGCCCAGTTCGGCCGCGCGCCCGGTGAGGATGTTCGCCACCCCGCCCGGCAGGTCGGACGTCGCGAGCACCTCCGACAACGTGATCGCGGGCAAGGGCCGCTCCCCGCTGCTCACCACGACGGCCGTGCAGCCGGTCGCGAGCACCGGGGCGAGCACGCTCACCAGCCCCAGTAGCGAGGACTTCTGTGGCGCCAGCACGCCCACGACGCCGGTCGGCTCCGGCACGGTGAACGAGAAGTACGGCCCGGCCACCGGGTTCGCCGCGCCGAGCACACTCGCGATCTTGTCGGTCCAGCCCGCGTACCACACCCAGCGGTCGATCGCTGCGTCCACGATGGACGCGGCGCGGCGACCGCCCTCGGACGCGGTGACCTCGGCGACGAACTGGTCCCGGCGGCCTTCGAGCATCTCCGCGACCCGGTAGAGCACCTGACCGCGGTTGTACGCCGTCGCGCCGGACCAGCCCGGAAAAGCCTTGCGGGCGGCGGAAACCGCGTCCCGCACGTCCTTGCGCGAGGCGTGCGCGGCGTTGGCGAGGAACTGGCCCTTGCCGTCCTGCACCGGGTACACCCGGCCGGACTCGGAGCGGGGGAACTTCCCGCCGATGTAGAGCTTATAGGTCTTGGCGACGGAGATCCGGTCAGACATCGAGGTATCCCTCCAGGCCGATGCGGCCACCTTCACGGCCGAAGCCCGATTCCTGGTATCCGCCGAACGGTGCGGCCGGATCGAAGCGGTTGAACGTGTTCGCCCAGACGACCCCGGCGCGCAGCCGGTTCGCGATCGAGAGGATCCGCGAGCCCTTGTCGGTCCAGATTCCGGCCGACAAGCCGTACGGGGTGTTGTTCGCCTTCGCGACAGCCTCGTCCGGGGTGCGGAACGTCAGCACCGACAGCACCGGGCCGAAGATCTCCTCGCGCGCGATCCGCATCGACTGGTGCACGTCGGAGAAGACCGTGGGCGCGAAGAAGAACCCGCGGTCGGGCACCGGGCACGAGCTGGTCCAGCGGTGTGCGCCCTCGGCCTCGCCGGCCTCGACAAGGTCGCGGATCTTCGTCAGCTGCTCGGCCGAGTTGATCGCGCCGAGGTCGGTGTTCTTGTCCAGCGGGTCGCCGAGGCGCAACGTGGACACCCGGTACCGCAGCTTGTCCAGCAGCTCGTCCACAATGGACTCCTGCACGAGCAGCCGCGACCCGGCGCAGCACACGTGGCCCTGGTTGAAGAAGATGCCGTTGACGACACCCTCGACGGCCTGGTCCAGCGGGGCGTCGTCGAAGACGATGTTCGCCGCCTTGCCGCCCAGCTCCAGCGTCAGCCGCTTCGCCGTGCCGGCGACCTCGCGCTGGATCAGCTTGCCGACCTCGGTGGACCCGGTGAACGCGATCTTGTCGATGCCCTCGTGCCGCACGAGCTGCTGGCCGACGTCACCGGCGCCGGGCAGGATGTTGACCACACCCGGCGGCAGCTCGGCCTGCTGGCAGATCTCGGCGAACACCAGCGCCGTCAGCGGCGTGGTCTCCGCGGGCTTGAGCACCACGGTGTTCCCGGTCGCGAGCGCGGGCGCGATCTTCCACGCCAGCATCAGCAGCGGGAAGTTCCACGGGATGATCTGCCCGGCCACGCCCAGCGGCTTCGGGTCCGGCCCGAACCCCGCGTAGTCCAGTTTGTCGGCCCAGCCCGCGTGGTAGAAGAAGTGTGCGGCGACGGTCGGCAGGTCGGAGTCGCGGGACTCCTTGATCGGCTTGCCGTTGTCGAGCGTCTCCAGCACCGCCAGCTCCCGCGAGCGCTCCTGGATCAGCCGCGCGATGCGGAACAGGTACTTCGCCCGCTCGGCGCCCGGCATCGGCCGCCAGACCTTCTCGTAGGCGCGGCGCGCGGCCTTCACCGCGGTGTCGACATCGGACTCCGACGCGGTGCCGACCTCGGCGAGCACCTCCTCGGTGGCGGGGTTGGTCGTCTTGAGCGGCTCGCCGGAGCCGTCCACGAACTCGCCGCCGATGAACGGCCGGTAGCTCGGTTTGAGGTTCGCCAGGTCGCGCGACTCGGGCGCGGGCGCGTATTCGAAGACAGGCACTAGTCCACCGTCACGTAGTCAGGGCCACTGTAGTGGCCGTCGAGCTGGGTGCGCCGCTGCAGCACGAGGTCGTTGAGCAGGCTCGACGCGCCGAAGCGGAACAGCTTCGAGGTCAGCCACTGCTCACCGGCGACCTCGTGCACCGCGACCAGGTAGCGGATCGCGTCCTTGGTCGTGCGGATGCCGCCCGCCGCTTTGACGCCGCGCAGCTCGCCCGTCGTGGTGAACCAGTCGCGGACCGCCTGCAGCATCACGTGCGTGACCGGCAGCGTCGCGGCGGGGGAGATCTTGCCGGTGGAGGTCTTGATGAAGTCGCCGCCCGCGAGCAGCGCGAGCCAGGACGCACGCCGCACGTTGTCGTAGGTGGCGAGCTCGCCGGTCTCGAGGATGACCTTCAGATGCGCCTCGCCGCAGGCGGCCTTGACCGCCTGGACCTCCTCGAAGACCTGCCCGTAGCGGCCTTCGAGGAACGCGCCGCGGTCGATCACCATGTCGACCTCGGTCGCACCGGACTCCACGGCGAGCGTGACGTCGGCGAGCTTGACCTGGCGGCTGGAGCGACCGGACGGGAACGCGGTCGCGACGCTGGCGACGCCGATCCCCGTGCCCTTGAGGTTCTCCACCGCCGTGGCGGCGAGGTCGGGGTACACGCAGACCGCGGCGACCTGCGGGGTGTCGGGCCGGTCGGGGTCGGGGCGCTTGGCCTTCGCGGCCAGCGCACGGACCTTGCCGCGGGTGTCCGCGCCTTCGAGGGTGGTCAGGTCGACCATCGAGATCGCGGTGTCGATGGCCCAGAGTTTGGCCGCCTTCTTGATGCTGCGCGTGGCGAGCGAGGCGGCCCTGGCTTCGACGCCGACCTGGTCGACGCCCGGCAGGCCGTGCAGGAACCGGCGCAGGGAGGCGTCGTCGCGGGTCGCGTCGTCGAGCCCCGCGGGGAGAGTGGATGTGCTCACCACCCGAGTTTAGGCCGCGCGTCCCCCGGGAAGGTGCGGCTGTTGCTCGCGCGGTTTGCGGATGACCGTGACCGCGCCCCAGAACGCGAACCCGGTGATCTTGAGGACCGGCGCGCCGGGCGGCGGGATGGCACTCGCGCCGTTGCGGTCCTCGGTCTCGAACGCGCCCATGAACCCGATGCCGTTCACGTCGACCACGACGTCGTCCGGCACGATGATGTCGATCCCGCCCATGATCGCGACCGCCGTGATGGTCGAATGCCGTTCGGCGAAGCGGGCGTTGCGCAGGTCCATGTCGACCCCGCCCCAGAACGCGAAGCTGTTGTGGTTCGGCGGCACGACCCAGTTGCCCTTGCGGCTCGCGCCGGACATCACGGCGATCGAGTTCTGCGAACCGGGGATCCCGCCGATGCGGGTGTCGACCGCGCGTGGCTGGGCAGGCTGCAGCGCCCCGCTGAGGGTGACGCCGGGCAGGTCCGCGATGGGCGGCTCGAGTTCGGCGAGCGTCTTCGCGGCGTAGACGGTGTCGAGCCGTTGCTCCAGCTCCGCCACGGTGATCCGGCCCTCGGAGAGCGCGTTGTGCAGGATCTGCGCGACCCGCTCGCGATCGTCGTTGGAGGCTCGCATCGGAGGCCGTTCGGGCGTCTCTTCCGTCACAGCGCAGAGCGTAGCCGGGTGGACGGTGGCTTGCGGGTACTTTTGGACCTCATGGACACGCTCGTCGTCGATCACCCTCTGGCCAGGGACCGGCTGTCGACCATGCGGGACGCCCGTACCGACAGCGCGGCCTTCCGTGCCGCCCTGCACGAGCTGACCGTGATGCTGATCTACGAGGCGACCCGTGACGCGCCGGTGCGGGCCGAGCGGATCCACACCCCGGTGGCGCGGACGGAGGGTTACCGGCTGGCGAACCCGCCGCTGCTGGTGCCGGTGCTGCGGGCGGGGCTGGGCATGGCCGACCAGGCGCACAAGCTCATCCCGGACGCGCAGATGGGGTTCGTCGGCCTGGCGCGCGACGAGGAGACCCTGCAGCCGACGCCGTACATGGAGTCGTTGCCGGAGAGCCTGGCGGACCGGCCGGTGTTCGTGCTGGACCCGATGCTCGCGACGGGCGGTTCGATGGTCTACACGATCCGCCTGCTGACCGAGCGCGGGGCGACGGACGTGACGGCGATCTGTGCGCTGGCCGCGCCGGAGGGCCTGAAGCACCTGGAGGAGTCCGGCCTGCCGGTGCGCGTGGTGACCGCGAGCATCGACGAGCGGCTCAACGACTCGGGCTTCATCGTCCCCGGCCTCGGGGATGCGGGGGACCGGCAGTACGGGGCGCGGTAGCCGGGGTCGTTGGCCGCCACCCGGCGCCCCGCGCTGCGCGGGGACAAAAGATCAAGAGAGTCCTCGCCGGACGGGCAGGCTCAAAGATGAGCCAGGAAAAGCCCGCTCATCTCACCTTCTCGACGTGGTCGAGTCGGGAGCGTTCCCCAGCCCCCCGGGCTACTGCCCCCAGCCCCTCGCCTGCGCCCGCAGCGCCGCCTCGTACGAGGCGCCCATGTCGAACGCCGGCGGCAGGTTCCCGTTCAGCTCCAGCGACACCAAGCCGTGCACGATGCCCCACGCGCCGACCGCGATCGTCTCCGCCGCGACCGGCGCGAACTGGCCGGACTCGATCCCCGCCCGCACCACCTCCACCAGTGGCGACAACGTCCGGCGGCCCAGTTCGGTCGCTTCCGCGCCCGGCTCGAAGCCAAGCACCGCCTTGGTGAACATGATCGAGTACAGGTGCGGGTCCGCGAGCGCGCTCTGCCGGTAGGCCAGCCCGAGCCGGACCAGGTCCTCGACCGCGTCACCGCTCCTCGGCACCGCCCGCATCCGCGCCCCGAACCGCTTGAACCCCTCCGCGTACAGCGCGTTCACCAGACCCGGCTTGCCTCCGAACAGCGAGTAGACAGCCGTCGTCGAAGTGCCGGCGTCGGCGGCGAGCTTGCGCAGGCTGAGCGCCTTCGCGCCCTCGGTCGACAGCAGTTCACCGGCGCGGTCGAGCAGGCGCAGCCGGAGCGCTTCGTCGTGCGTTCGGGGACGGGCCATGTCGTCAGCGTATCGCAACACTGTTACCAAACCCGCGCGAGGATTTGACCTGGAGTGCACTCCAGGTCGTAGTGTCGGATGCCATGAGCTACTCGATAGCGGAAGCCGCCCGCCGGAGCGGGCTCTCGATCGACACGCTCCGGTACTACGAGCGCATCAAGCTGGTGGACCCGCCGGCGCGCGACACGGCGGGCCGCCGGGCCTACTCCGACGACGACCTGGCGTGGCTGGTGTTCCTGACGCACCTGCGGACCACCGGCATGCCCATCAAGATGATGCGGGAGTACGCCCAACTGCGCCGCCACGGCGACGCGAGCGCCGGCCGCCGAATGGGCATCCTGATGGAGCAGCGGAACTCGGTACGCGCCCGGATCGCGGAACTGCAGTCCTGTATGGACATTCTCGACTACAAGATCGACAACTACGACCGGATCTGCCGGGACCTCGCGGGTGCCGGTGCGACCGTGGAGGAGATTTCCGCGTGATCCCGACGAAGAAGCTGCGCGGCCTGGAGGTCGGCGCCCAGGGGCTCGGCTGCATGGGGATGAGCCAGGCCTACGGCGTGCGCGACAACGACGACGAGTCGATCGCGACCATCCACCGCGCACTCGAACTGGGTGTGACCCTGATCGACACGGCGAACGTCTACGGCCGGGGCGCCAACGAGGAGCTCGTCGGCCGCGCCATCGCCGGCCGCCGCGACCAGGTGGTGCTGGCGACCAAGTTCGGCATCGTCTTCACCGACGAAGGCCGGTCGGTCCGGGGCGACGCCGCGTACGTCAAGCAGTCCTGCGAGGAGTCGCTTCGCCGACTCGGCGTCGACCACATCGACCTCTACTACCAGCACCGCGTCGCCCCGGACGTGCCGATCGAGGAGACCTGGGGCGCGCTCGCCGAGCTCGTCGCCGAGGGCAAGGTGCGCCACCTCGGGATCTCGGAGGCGTCCGCGGAGAGCATCCGCCGCGCGAACGCGGTCCACCCGGTCACCGCCCTGCAGAGCGAATGGAGCCTCTGGACGCGCGGGATCGAGGACGAGGTCGTTCCCACCTGTCGCGAGCTGGGCATCGGCATCGTGCCGTTCTCACCGCTCGGCCGCGGCTTCCTGACCGGGACGGTGACCTCGACCGACGACCTGCCGGCCGACGACATGCGCCGCGGCATGCCGCGCTTCGAGGAGGGCAACCTCGCCAGCAACCTCGCGATCGTGGAGGCGCTGCGCAAGCTCGCGGCCGAGAAGGGCGTGACGGCGGGGCAGCTGGCGCTCGCGTGGGTGCAGCACAAGGGCGAGGACGTGGTGCCGATCCCGGGCACGAAGCGGCGCACGTACCTGGAGGAGAACGTCGCCGCCGCGACGCTCGAACTGTCCGAAGAGGACATCGAGCGGATCGAGGCCGCCGCTCCGGCCTCGGCCGTCGCCGGCGAGCGCTACCCCGCGAGCATCGCCCGCAACGTGGGCCGCTGACCGGAAGCGCCGCTCCTGTCCGGGAGCGGCGCTTTCGCTTGTCAGGCCACCAGTTCCGCCACGGCGGCCGCGGCCTCGGTCAGCGCGACCACGCGCTGCTCCCGGGTCGCGAGCGAGCGCACGGTCACGTTGCCCGCCGCCCAGTCCTCCTGGCCGACGATGAC
Proteins encoded in this region:
- the upp gene encoding uracil phosphoribosyltransferase; translated protein: MDTLVVDHPLARDRLSTMRDARTDSAAFRAALHELTVMLIYEATRDAPVRAERIHTPVARTEGYRLANPPLLVPVLRAGLGMADQAHKLIPDAQMGFVGLARDEETLQPTPYMESLPESLADRPVFVLDPMLATGGSMVYTIRLLTERGATDVTAICALAAPEGLKHLEESGLPVRVVTASIDERLNDSGFIVPGLGDAGDRQYGAR
- a CDS encoding aldo/keto reductase, which translates into the protein MIPTKKLRGLEVGAQGLGCMGMSQAYGVRDNDDESIATIHRALELGVTLIDTANVYGRGANEELVGRAIAGRRDQVVLATKFGIVFTDEGRSVRGDAAYVKQSCEESLRRLGVDHIDLYYQHRVAPDVPIEETWGALAELVAEGKVRHLGISEASAESIRRANAVHPVTALQSEWSLWTRGIEDEVVPTCRELGIGIVPFSPLGRGFLTGTVTSTDDLPADDMRRGMPRFEEGNLASNLAIVEALRKLAAEKGVTAGQLALAWVQHKGEDVVPIPGTKRRTYLEENVAAATLELSEEDIERIEAAAPASAVAGERYPASIARNVGR
- a CDS encoding MerR family transcriptional regulator, whose product is MSYSIAEAARRSGLSIDTLRYYERIKLVDPPARDTAGRRAYSDDDLAWLVFLTHLRTTGMPIKMMREYAQLRRHGDASAGRRMGILMEQRNSVRARIAELQSCMDILDYKIDNYDRICRDLAGAGATVEEISA
- a CDS encoding DUF1707 SHOCT-like domain-containing protein, with the protein product MRASNDDRERVAQILHNALSEGRITVAELEQRLDTVYAAKTLAELEPPIADLPGVTLSGALQPAQPRAVDTRIGGIPGSQNSIAVMSGASRKGNWVVPPNHNSFAFWGGVDMDLRNARFAERHSTITAVAIMGGIDIIVPDDVVVDVNGIGFMGAFETEDRNGASAIPPPGAPVLKITGFAFWGAVTVIRKPREQQPHLPGGRAA
- a CDS encoding aldehyde dehydrogenase family protein; the protein is MSDRISVAKTYKLYIGGKFPRSESGRVYPVQDGKGQFLANAAHASRKDVRDAVSAARKAFPGWSGATAYNRGQVLYRVAEMLEGRRDQFVAEVTASEGGRRAASIVDAAIDRWVWYAGWTDKIASVLGAANPVAGPYFSFTVPEPTGVVGVLAPQKSSLLGLVSVLAPVLATGCTAVVVSSGERPLPAITLSEVLATSDLPGGVANILTGRAAELGPWLASHGDVNALDPTGAEDRAALAREAAGTVKRVLSVPAEEPDWTQRPDISRLRRYLEAKTVWHPMGD
- a CDS encoding TetR/AcrR family transcriptional regulator gives rise to the protein MARPRTHDEALRLRLLDRAGELLSTEGAKALSLRKLAADAGTSTTAVYSLFGGKPGLVNALYAEGFKRFGARMRAVPRSGDAVEDLVRLGLAYRQSALADPHLYSIMFTKAVLGFEPGAEATELGRRTLSPLVEVVRAGIESGQFAPVAAETIAVGAWGIVHGLVSLELNGNLPPAFDMGASYEAALRAQARGWGQ
- the dacB gene encoding D-alanyl-D-alanine carboxypeptidase/D-alanyl-D-alanine endopeptidase, with the translated sequence MSFTSKGRAGLLALLAAAVVVVAPSGPAAAPSGALGQDLDALLATNSLKGADVGLVVRKADTGEVLYSSQSARRRQPASNAKVLTTAAALDLLGTQYRFHTSVQSPGRRAGSLLAGDLYLRGGGDPTMLASDYDALAAQVAASGVRTVSGSLVADDGFFDKTRLAPGWAWDDEPYYYDAQTSALTIAPDTDYDAGSVIVTVKPGAAGAAPTVTLTPPNSYVHVVNTAVTGPGSLTVDRAHGGNTITVSGSIPVGAAPDQEWMAVWEPTGLAASVFRDALARHGVRVLGGTRFAATPAGAASLAGHDSITVGELLTPFLKRSNNMHAEALVKTTGGGSWATGLTKLRQDFPTFGVDPAQLLMVDGSGLSRMDEVSPDELADALLAVRGKPWFQEFYNALPVAGNPDRMVGGTLSTRMVGTPAAGKVHAKTGSMTGVSALSGYVTAADGEQLVFSMVSNQTLGSPRAVEDAVAIRLAQYDGTADVRQAAAPAVRSAAADPSQLECSWARTC
- a CDS encoding aldehyde dehydrogenase family protein, which produces MPVFEYAPAPESRDLANLKPSYRPFIGGEFVDGSGEPLKTTNPATEEVLAEVGTASESDVDTAVKAARRAYEKVWRPMPGAERAKYLFRIARLIQERSRELAVLETLDNGKPIKESRDSDLPTVAAHFFYHAGWADKLDYAGFGPDPKPLGVAGQIIPWNFPLLMLAWKIAPALATGNTVVLKPAETTPLTALVFAEICQQAELPPGVVNILPGAGDVGQQLVRHEGIDKIAFTGSTEVGKLIQREVAGTAKRLTLELGGKAANIVFDDAPLDQAVEGVVNGIFFNQGHVCCAGSRLLVQESIVDELLDKLRYRVSTLRLGDPLDKNTDLGAINSAEQLTKIRDLVEAGEAEGAHRWTSSCPVPDRGFFFAPTVFSDVHQSMRIAREEIFGPVLSVLTFRTPDEAVAKANNTPYGLSAGIWTDKGSRILSIANRLRAGVVWANTFNRFDPAAPFGGYQESGFGREGGRIGLEGYLDV
- the deoC gene encoding deoxyribose-phosphate aldolase, giving the protein MSTSTLPAGLDDATRDDASLRRFLHGLPGVDQVGVEARAASLATRSIKKAAKLWAIDTAISMVDLTTLEGADTRGKVRALAAKAKRPDPDRPDTPQVAAVCVYPDLAATAVENLKGTGIGVASVATAFPSGRSSRQVKLADVTLAVESGATEVDMVIDRGAFLEGRYGQVFEEVQAVKAACGEAHLKVILETGELATYDNVRRASWLALLAGGDFIKTSTGKISPAATLPVTHVMLQAVRDWFTTTGELRGVKAAGGIRTTKDAIRYLVAVHEVAGEQWLTSKLFRFGASSLLNDLVLQRRTQLDGHYSGPDYVTVD